The region ACCGTCGGCATGCTCTATTTTCAGGATCTGATGCCGGATCGAGCCGGAATGGCCACCACGTTGTTTACCAACAGCATTTCAACCGGCGTGATCCTGGCCGGAATATTACAAGGCGCTTTGACCGAGTACGGGCCGCATTCCTCCGTTTATCTGTTAGCCGTGTTACTGCTTTTAATTGCTTTGCCCGTGGGGTGTAACGTTCGGGAAGTTTAGTGGTTTCTGAGTGAGTCGTTTATTTTTAAACACAAACAAGGATACATGATGGCTATATTAGTGACGGGCGGCGCCGGTTATATCGGCTCGCATACCGTATTGGCATTGCTGGAAAGGGGAGAGGACGTTGTCGTGCTGGACAATTTGTCCAACAGTTCACCGGAATCGCTGTTTCGAGTGGAGAGGCTGACCGGTAAGAAAGTGATTTTTTATCAGGGGGATATTCAAGAGCATCATTTACTGGATCATCTCTTTCGCCGGCATGATATTCATGCGGTTATTCATCTTGCGGGGTTGAAGTCGGTTCGCGAGTCTACCGAAGAGCCGCTGAAGTATTATCAAAATAATATTTCCGGCTCGCTGATCGTGCTGGACAGAATGCGCCATGCCGGGGTTCGGCAATTTATTTTCAGTTCTTCCGCCACCGTATACGGGCCAGCGGCATATACCCCGCTGACGGAGAGTTGCCGCGTCGGGCAGACGACAAATCCTTACGGCACTTCCAAGCTGATTGTGGAGCAGATCCTGGCGGAGTTCGCCAGAACCGCACCGCAGATGGCGATCACCGCGCTGCGTTACTTTAACCCGGCCGGGGCGCACGAGTCGGGGTTGATCG is a window of Serratia plymuthica DNA encoding:
- the galE gene encoding UDP-glucose 4-epimerase GalE; the protein is MAILVTGGAGYIGSHTVLALLERGEDVVVLDNLSNSSPESLFRVERLTGKKVIFYQGDIQEHHLLDHLFRRHDIHAVIHLAGLKSVRESTEEPLKYYQNNISGSLIVLDRMRHAGVRQFIFSSSATVYGPAAYTPLTESCRVGQTTNPYGTSKLIVEQILAEFARTAPQMAITALRYFNPAGAHESGLIGEDPAGIPNNLLAYLAQVAIGKLAVLPVYGNDYPTSDGTGVRDYIHVMDLAEGHLKALDNLRPGFNVYNLGTGKGYSVLEIIQAFEHACGFKIAYQINPRRAGDIAECWSDPTLAAEKLGWQAKRGLEKMVRDAWHWQSKNPQGYGSCSPQAGG